In Methanonatronarchaeum sp. AMET-Sl, one genomic interval encodes:
- the rd gene encoding rubredoxin: MSKYICTVCEYVYDPSEGDPEGGVEPGTPFEELPEDWVCPDCGVGKDMFEKME; this comes from the coding sequence ATGTCTAAATATATCTGTACTGTATGTGAATATGTATATGACCCTAGTGAGGGTGATCCTGAAGGTGGAGTTGAACCTGGCACGCCTTTCGAGGAACTTCCAGAAGATTGGGTTTGTCCTGACTGTGGTGTTGGAAAAGACATGTTTGAAAAAATGGAGTAA
- a CDS encoding NAD(P)/FAD-dependent oxidoreductase produces the protein MEFDVAIIGGGPAGLSSAEILSNSGLSVCLIDKGKAPLERIESNDILFGIGGAGGLSDGKLNLTPDIGMEIENLDIGRGEASDLIDYVDSVWVRNGVEKEYYGEGDKERKQKVKEMKRKAASKGVELVYGPQKHIGSDKVPTVMDNMMRELQSRDVKFLINTEVEEIEKKESTGNFVLTTEDKEIKCKHLIAAPGRSGANWFRTQANKLGVEVTYGPIDVGVRVELPKEVYDQMTDVIYDPKFRWRSKGYDDLVRTFCTNPEGYVATEYYEDMLLVNGHAKKDSKTELTNFALLVRIHLTEPVEDTKAYGRKIAELANKIGGDQPVAQRLKDLRDWRRSDQGRIDNLPYKPTLKEFTPGDISLALPQRIVMNIIHGLETLGELVPGVNQDHTLLYCPEIKFYDSVYPTENYLETNLDKLRVAGDGAGKSRGIVGGAVSGAIAAIGVLKEEGKENYIPPELKKI, from the coding sequence ATGGAATTTGATGTAGCAATAATTGGTGGCGGACCTGCTGGACTTTCTTCAGCAGAGATACTATCGAACTCAGGACTTTCAGTTTGCTTGATAGACAAAGGTAAGGCACCTTTAGAGAGAATAGAATCAAATGATATATTATTCGGTATTGGGGGTGCTGGAGGGCTTTCAGATGGGAAGCTCAACCTAACTCCCGATATTGGTATGGAAATTGAAAACCTAGATATCGGTCGCGGTGAAGCTTCAGACCTAATTGATTATGTTGATAGTGTTTGGGTTAGAAACGGTGTTGAAAAAGAATACTATGGAGAGGGCGATAAAGAAAGGAAACAAAAAGTCAAGGAAATGAAGAGAAAAGCTGCTTCCAAAGGCGTTGAGCTTGTTTACGGACCACAAAAACACATTGGGTCTGACAAAGTTCCTACAGTAATGGACAACATGATGAGAGAGCTGCAAAGCCGGGACGTCAAATTCTTAATAAACACAGAGGTTGAAGAAATCGAGAAAAAAGAAAGCACTGGTAACTTCGTTTTAACCACAGAAGATAAAGAAATAAAGTGCAAACACCTTATTGCAGCACCTGGACGTAGCGGTGCAAACTGGTTCCGAACCCAAGCTAACAAACTAGGCGTAGAAGTTACTTACGGCCCAATTGATGTTGGAGTCAGAGTAGAACTTCCAAAAGAAGTCTATGACCAAATGACCGACGTGATATACGATCCTAAATTTAGGTGGAGAAGCAAAGGCTATGACGACTTAGTAAGAACATTCTGCACAAACCCAGAAGGATATGTCGCAACTGAATACTATGAAGACATGTTATTAGTAAATGGCCACGCTAAAAAAGACTCAAAAACAGAACTAACAAACTTCGCATTACTCGTAAGAATCCATCTAACCGAACCAGTTGAAGATACAAAAGCCTATGGCCGAAAAATAGCTGAATTGGCTAACAAAATAGGTGGAGACCAACCGGTAGCTCAAAGGCTTAAAGACCTACGAGACTGGAGAAGATCCGATCAAGGAAGAATAGACAACCTACCATACAAGCCAACACTCAAGGAATTTACACCCGGCGATATATCTCTAGCGTTACCTCAGAGAATAGTCATGAACATCATTCACGGCCTAGAAACTCTTGGAGAACTTGTTCCAGGAGTCAACCAAGACCACACGTTACTTTACTGTCCAGAAATCAAGTTCTATGACTCAGTATATCCAACAGAAAACTACTTAGAAACAAACCTTGACAAACTAAGAGTGGCTGGAGATGGTGCAGGAAAATCAAGAGGAATCGTTGGTGGAGCAGTTTCTGGAGCAATAGCAGCAATAGGCGTATTAAAAGAAGAGGGAAAAGAAAACTACATACCCCCAGAACTCAAGAAAATATAA
- the scpB gene encoding SMC-Scp complex subunit ScpB codes for MDNQKIVEAALFTAGNPLNAKEISKTTGIPTKKVKKNLKTLKKKYKERDTALEIKAVNKKYVMQVNPKYSEEVMNLAPIEISTPVLRTLSVIAFKQPVSQSEIVDIRGNKAYKHIKKLTEMGFLNAKPYGRTKLLQTTDGFTEYFGIEATTPEEVRKALSEKFDPVTLEDFLD; via the coding sequence ATGGACAACCAAAAAATAGTCGAAGCAGCATTATTCACAGCCGGAAACCCTCTAAACGCCAAAGAAATCTCCAAAACAACCGGAATACCAACCAAAAAAGTCAAAAAAAACCTAAAAACACTCAAAAAAAAATACAAAGAAAGAGACACAGCACTCGAAATCAAAGCAGTAAACAAAAAATACGTAATGCAAGTAAACCCCAAATACTCAGAAGAAGTAATGAACCTAGCACCAATCGAAATATCAACACCAGTACTAAGAACCCTATCAGTAATAGCATTCAAACAACCAGTAAGCCAATCAGAAATCGTCGACATAAGAGGAAACAAAGCATACAAACACATAAAAAAACTAACAGAAATGGGATTCCTAAACGCAAAACCATACGGAAGAACAAAACTACTCCAAACAACAGACGGATTCACAGAATACTTCGGAATAGAAGCAACAACACCCGAAGAAGTAAGAAAAGCCCTATCAGAAAAATTCGACCCAGTAACACTAGAAGACTTCCTCGACTAA
- a CDS encoding segregation/condensation protein A, protein MATKEEKKAIPHRIENRLQQRMDESWKESQPIEMLLEMVDEGEIDPWDLDVIKVADKFLTKVEKMERENLRITGNTLLFSSVLLRKKSEMLVDDEEEQDEPMYDDHDWTPCFYDIQYQELPELEAPARRESSRSATLIDLIDEFENAMETKQKRKKRKQKKDQEIKQTQEKVKNLAHEEDIEQDIEKVHKILKTKFQKQNKKQIKFKEILNNQKPKEIISKYIPILFLASRKKIWIKQTKITEDIEIRPRKPDKQQTQEKQNTE, encoded by the coding sequence ATGGCAACTAAAGAAGAAAAAAAAGCCATCCCACATAGAATAGAAAACAGATTACAACAAAGAATGGATGAAAGTTGGAAAGAAAGCCAACCAATCGAAATGTTACTAGAAATGGTAGACGAAGGCGAAATAGACCCCTGGGACCTAGATGTAATAAAAGTCGCAGATAAATTCCTAACCAAAGTAGAAAAAATGGAAAGAGAAAACCTCAGAATAACCGGAAACACACTCTTATTCTCATCTGTACTACTCCGAAAAAAAAGCGAGATGTTGGTCGACGACGAAGAAGAACAAGATGAACCAATGTACGATGATCATGACTGGACCCCATGTTTCTACGACATCCAATACCAAGAACTACCCGAACTCGAAGCACCCGCCAGAAGAGAATCCAGTCGTTCAGCAACCCTAATCGACCTAATAGACGAATTCGAAAACGCAATGGAAACAAAACAAAAAAGAAAAAAACGAAAACAAAAAAAAGACCAAGAAATAAAACAAACACAAGAAAAAGTCAAAAACCTAGCCCACGAAGAAGACATAGAACAAGACATAGAAAAAGTACACAAAATACTAAAAACCAAATTCCAAAAACAAAACAAAAAACAAATAAAATTCAAAGAAATACTCAACAACCAAAAACCCAAAGAAATCATATCAAAATACATACCAATCCTCTTCCTAGCATCAAGAAAAAAAATATGGATAAAACAAACCAAAATAACCGAAGACATCGAAATAAGACCAAGAAAACCAGATAAACAACAAACCCAAGAAAAACAAAACACAGAATAA
- the smc gene encoding chromosome segregation protein SMC yields MKVEEVILNNFKSFGRKTKIPFSDGFNAISGPNGSGKSNIIDAFCFVLGTSTTKDLRADNLTDLIFQGDNGENPNFAEVTLKLDNSDGALPTSDEIVSIKRKVKRTEKGYYSYYYLNGNSVTLTEIHEFISEAGISEEGYNIVMQGDVTRITDVGSTERRRIIDEIAGVSEFEKKKEKAFEELDTVKQEIDRVEIILSEIKDRLNEVKDERKDALRYKNLRDRKKELDLYLIASMKDKIEKDIQRIEKVLDNKEKEKDEYASKLVDLKKQIGELNEQLEELNKEISQKGEEEQIEIKREIEEIKGEISRGHDSISMMEESIKEVREEKKKIYTKKSSLNEKIESLKEEKEKLTVQKSNIENEIENLKQEKNEFKNKIEEIDDESFKVKEKVSDLKKELEEKRNNKNRLFKQKDRVLDSLRRKEDEINEIEKRITEFKEKKKELKKQEPEIEKKLSNLIESKKKIEDSKSELERDKLYKKRELKDLEKKQRNKQTKLAKAEAKMQAAEEIDNRYSRPVREILKAKTNGVLNGVYGTISELGKVQEKYSTALEIAAGGRMQSIVVETDQDAENCIKYLKRNNLGRATFLPINKIKYRPPRSRAKEALNSPGSVDLAINLIDFNEKFKPAFWYVFRDTVIMKDLEAARQKMGGVRMVTLEGDLVDPGGAMSGGSKKKSRFKFTVDDEKAVKNLKKEIKKIEKKIDKKQKEIQNLDEGLSRVNNKIKEKNRKIEELQNKLDTNQSDIKKYSEEIERKQQKKQKVVNEKKEQQSEIKELEEKINKLDKTIQEKKQNIQELEERVENTEIPKYMDEIDRIKEEIERLREVIGNVENKLNQKELEIEYAERNIEEQKEKKKELKQKEQQLNKDIEDKKQEIKELENRLDKKEQQDREINKKLKELRSQRDELLEKLSGLEKKESATQKNLEQIESKIKQLKEERKTKKQKIEEVQEELEDFEIEKDLPSPKEIETEIDETENEMEKLEPVNMKAIEEYEEVKERKENLEEKINTLTEEREGIIDRIEAYDKRKTEVFMKTFNEINKNFQEVFSQLSPGGEAELILEEPDSPFDGGLTIEAIPEGKTVRRLDAMSGGEKSLTALSFIFAIQRYDPAPFYAFDEIDMFLDGANVERVAKMIERLSNKAQFIVVSLRKPTIESSNQTIGITMQENGISEATGVVLNGN; encoded by the coding sequence TTGAAGGTAGAGGAGGTCATTCTCAATAACTTTAAGTCGTTTGGAAGGAAGACTAAGATACCGTTTTCAGATGGCTTTAACGCGATATCCGGGCCTAATGGGTCTGGTAAATCTAATATAATTGATGCGTTTTGTTTCGTCTTAGGTACATCTACGACAAAGGATTTGCGTGCTGATAACTTAACCGACCTTATATTTCAGGGAGATAATGGTGAGAACCCTAATTTCGCTGAAGTAACTCTTAAACTTGATAACAGTGATGGTGCATTACCTACTTCAGATGAGATTGTTTCGATTAAAAGGAAGGTTAAGAGAACTGAGAAAGGTTATTACAGTTATTATTATTTAAATGGAAATTCGGTGACGCTTACTGAGATACATGAATTTATATCTGAAGCTGGTATCTCGGAAGAAGGATACAATATTGTTATGCAGGGTGATGTGACTAGAATTACCGATGTTGGGAGTACCGAGAGACGTAGAATTATAGATGAAATTGCTGGAGTTTCAGAGTTTGAGAAAAAAAAGGAAAAAGCTTTTGAAGAACTTGATACAGTTAAACAAGAGATTGATAGAGTAGAAATAATATTAAGTGAAATTAAAGACCGGCTTAATGAAGTAAAAGATGAAAGAAAAGACGCACTTCGATATAAGAATCTTCGTGACCGTAAAAAAGAACTGGATCTCTATTTAATCGCATCAATGAAAGATAAAATTGAGAAGGATATACAACGAATTGAAAAAGTTCTTGATAACAAAGAAAAAGAAAAAGATGAGTATGCCTCAAAACTCGTTGATTTAAAAAAACAGATTGGAGAGCTAAACGAACAACTGGAAGAACTTAACAAAGAAATATCTCAGAAAGGTGAGGAAGAACAGATAGAGATAAAAAGAGAGATAGAAGAAATCAAAGGAGAAATCTCTAGAGGACATGACTCTATATCGATGATGGAGGAATCAATCAAAGAAGTAAGAGAAGAGAAAAAAAAGATATATACAAAAAAAAGCTCCCTTAACGAAAAAATAGAATCTCTTAAGGAAGAAAAAGAAAAACTAACGGTCCAGAAATCTAACATCGAAAACGAAATTGAAAACCTAAAACAAGAAAAAAATGAGTTTAAAAACAAAATTGAGGAAATCGATGACGAGTCATTCAAAGTTAAAGAAAAAGTCTCAGACTTAAAAAAAGAATTAGAAGAAAAAAGAAACAACAAAAACAGGCTTTTTAAACAAAAAGACAGAGTTCTAGATTCATTAAGACGAAAAGAAGATGAAATTAACGAAATTGAAAAACGGATAACTGAATTCAAGGAAAAGAAAAAAGAACTAAAAAAACAAGAACCAGAGATAGAAAAAAAACTATCCAACCTAATCGAATCAAAGAAAAAAATAGAAGACTCTAAAAGCGAGTTAGAAAGAGACAAACTCTACAAAAAAAGAGAACTAAAAGACCTTGAAAAAAAACAAAGAAATAAACAGACAAAACTCGCAAAAGCAGAAGCAAAAATGCAGGCAGCTGAAGAAATCGATAATCGTTACTCAAGACCCGTCCGAGAAATACTAAAAGCAAAAACCAACGGTGTATTAAACGGAGTGTATGGAACAATATCCGAGTTAGGTAAAGTACAAGAAAAATACTCAACAGCACTAGAAATAGCCGCAGGAGGACGAATGCAATCAATCGTAGTTGAAACAGACCAAGACGCAGAAAACTGTATAAAATACCTAAAAAGAAACAACCTTGGACGAGCAACATTCCTACCGATAAACAAAATTAAATACAGGCCTCCAAGAAGCAGAGCAAAAGAAGCTTTAAACTCCCCCGGCTCTGTAGATCTCGCAATAAACCTCATCGATTTTAACGAAAAATTCAAGCCAGCCTTCTGGTACGTATTTAGAGATACAGTTATCATGAAAGACCTAGAAGCAGCAAGACAAAAAATGGGGGGCGTGCGAATGGTCACCCTGGAAGGCGACCTCGTAGACCCAGGAGGAGCTATGTCAGGTGGCTCAAAAAAGAAATCAAGATTCAAATTCACCGTAGATGACGAAAAAGCTGTAAAAAACCTGAAAAAAGAGATCAAAAAAATCGAGAAAAAAATCGACAAAAAACAAAAAGAAATCCAAAACCTCGATGAAGGCCTATCCAGAGTTAACAACAAAATAAAAGAAAAAAACAGAAAAATCGAGGAACTACAGAATAAACTTGACACCAACCAAAGCGATATAAAGAAATACAGTGAAGAAATAGAACGAAAACAACAGAAGAAACAAAAAGTGGTTAACGAGAAAAAAGAACAACAATCAGAGATCAAGGAACTTGAAGAAAAAATCAACAAACTAGACAAAACCATACAAGAGAAAAAACAGAACATACAAGAACTTGAAGAAAGAGTAGAAAACACAGAAATACCTAAATACATGGATGAAATCGATAGAATAAAAGAAGAAATAGAACGTCTCCGAGAAGTAATTGGTAACGTTGAAAATAAACTCAATCAAAAGGAACTTGAAATAGAATATGCAGAAAGAAACATAGAAGAACAAAAAGAAAAGAAAAAAGAACTCAAACAAAAAGAACAACAACTAAATAAAGACATAGAAGACAAAAAACAAGAAATAAAAGAACTAGAGAACAGATTAGACAAAAAAGAACAACAAGACAGAGAAATAAACAAAAAACTAAAAGAACTACGTAGCCAGAGAGACGAACTATTAGAAAAACTAAGTGGACTCGAAAAAAAAGAATCAGCTACTCAAAAAAACCTAGAACAAATCGAATCAAAGATAAAGCAACTAAAAGAAGAAAGAAAAACAAAAAAACAAAAAATAGAAGAAGTTCAAGAAGAACTAGAAGACTTCGAAATAGAAAAAGACCTACCCAGCCCAAAAGAAATAGAAACAGAAATCGATGAAACAGAAAACGAAATGGAGAAACTAGAGCCTGTCAACATGAAAGCAATCGAAGAATACGAAGAAGTCAAAGAAAGAAAAGAAAACCTAGAAGAAAAAATCAACACACTTACAGAAGAAAGAGAAGGAATAATAGATAGAATAGAGGCCTACGACAAAAGAAAAACCGAAGTCTTCATGAAAACATTCAATGAAATAAACAAAAACTTCCAAGAAGTCTTCAGCCAACTATCACCAGGAGGAGAAGCCGAACTAATCCTCGAAGAACCCGACTCCCCATTCGATGGCGGCCTCACAATAGAAGCAATACCTGAAGGAAAAACAGTTCGAAGACTTGACGCCATGTCCGGAGGAGAAAAAAGCCTAACAGCTCTTTCATTTATATTCGCCATCCAGAGATACGATCCCGCTCCATTCTACGCCTTCGACGAAATAGACATGTTCTTAGATGGAGCAAATGTCGAAAGAGTAGCCAAAATGATAGAAAGACTATCAAACAAAGCCCAATTCATAGTTGTATCACTCCGAAAACCAACAATCGAATCCTCAAACCAAACAATCGGAATAACAATGCAAGAAAACGGCATCTCCGAAGCAACAGGGGTGGTTCTAAATGGCAACTAA
- a CDS encoding zinc-ribbon domain-containing protein, with product MIVPYCKKCGRKLKEEAEECPECGSKKTIENEKQVKKSTGIIVPYCTNCGKKLREEAEECPECEI from the coding sequence ATGATTGTTCCATACTGTAAGAAATGTGGTAGAAAGTTGAAAGAAGAAGCGGAAGAATGTCCAGAATGTGGTTCAAAAAAAACCATTGAAAATGAAAAACAAGTAAAAAAGAGTACTGGGATAATAGTTCCATACTGTACAAACTGTGGTAAGAAGTTGAGAGAAGAAGCGGAAGAATGTCCAGAATGCGAAATATAA
- the cysS gene encoding cysteine--tRNA ligase, protein MTIQVYNTLSGELEDFEPLEEGKVGLYVCGTTDYDYIHLGHARTYVAYDMMVRYFEWKGFDVKYIQNITDVGHLTDEGEDKVEKRAKSERSHPMEIVEYYMRKHLRDVDELKIKRPDIMPRATGHLIDMIEAVKDLVDKGFAYESNGSVYFDVSKLDEYGELSNIVFDDLEESGRVGASGEKKDPRDFALWKKADEDQLMSWPSPWGEGFPGWHIECTVMSTKYLGEKFDIHGGAIELGFPHHENEIAQGKALCGTDPVRYWVHTGLLNVGGEKMSKSKGNFITVREALDKHDPEVLRLWILSSHYRSPVDYTVDKIEEAEKQLDKILNFYDRLNRLESDGAKGELSDLVDNLIVEFETKMDKDFNSPEALSKVFQFIKEANRKLDEGQYEAGDPRYVIEKLEEILNIFGILPENLFEEDFNKEVVGEILDEILELREELREKGEYEMADKIRDKLEKAGVSIEDREKPTWEIKR, encoded by the coding sequence ATGACGATTCAAGTTTATAATACTCTGTCTGGTGAGTTAGAGGATTTTGAGCCGTTGGAAGAGGGGAAGGTTGGTTTATATGTTTGTGGGACTACAGATTATGATTATATTCATCTTGGGCATGCGAGGACTTATGTAGCGTATGATATGATGGTTCGTTATTTTGAGTGGAAAGGTTTTGATGTAAAGTATATTCAGAACATTACAGATGTGGGTCATCTAACAGATGAAGGTGAAGATAAGGTTGAAAAGAGGGCGAAGAGTGAACGGAGCCATCCTATGGAGATTGTTGAATATTATATGAGGAAGCATTTAAGGGATGTTGATGAACTTAAGATTAAGCGGCCTGATATAATGCCTCGTGCTACTGGCCATTTAATCGATATGATTGAGGCGGTTAAGGACTTGGTTGATAAGGGTTTTGCTTATGAATCTAATGGTTCTGTTTATTTCGATGTTTCTAAACTTGATGAGTATGGAGAGCTTTCAAACATTGTGTTTGATGATTTAGAAGAGTCCGGTAGGGTTGGTGCATCAGGTGAGAAAAAGGATCCCAGGGATTTTGCTTTATGGAAAAAAGCAGATGAAGATCAATTGATGAGTTGGCCTTCTCCTTGGGGAGAGGGATTTCCTGGATGGCATATTGAATGTACCGTTATGTCGACGAAGTATCTAGGTGAGAAATTCGATATTCATGGTGGAGCAATTGAGTTGGGTTTTCCTCATCATGAAAATGAAATAGCTCAAGGTAAAGCGTTGTGTGGAACTGACCCGGTTAGATATTGGGTTCATACTGGCTTGCTTAATGTTGGTGGTGAGAAGATGTCGAAGAGTAAAGGGAACTTTATTACAGTAAGGGAGGCTTTGGATAAACATGATCCAGAGGTGCTGAGGCTTTGGATATTAAGTTCTCATTATAGGTCTCCAGTTGATTATACTGTGGATAAAATTGAGGAGGCAGAGAAACAATTAGATAAGATTTTGAATTTTTATGACCGACTCAATAGGTTAGAAAGCGATGGAGCGAAGGGAGAGTTATCTGACTTAGTTGACAATCTTATTGTTGAATTTGAAACAAAAATGGATAAAGACTTTAACTCTCCCGAAGCATTGTCTAAAGTTTTTCAATTTATCAAAGAGGCAAATAGGAAACTTGATGAAGGCCAATATGAAGCAGGTGACCCTCGTTATGTTATCGAAAAACTAGAAGAGATACTTAATATCTTTGGTATTTTACCAGAGAACCTGTTTGAAGAAGACTTCAATAAAGAAGTGGTTGGGGAAATTCTAGATGAAATACTGGAACTCCGAGAAGAATTGAGAGAAAAAGGAGAGTACGAAATGGCTGATAAAATTAGGGACAAACTGGAGAAAGCCGGAGTATCAATTGAAGATCGAGAAAAACCTACATGGGAAATTAAAAGGTAA
- the nadA gene encoding quinolinate synthase NadA produces the protein MNKEWLVNEIDSLKNEMNAVVLAHNYQSRDVQGVADYVGDSLGLAQRSSETDADYVVFAGVDFMAETASVLNPDKKVLLPSKEAVCPMAGMLSLREVVEVKDRYPGAAVVMYVNTHAVVRAESDVTCTSSNAVEVISELDCDRVIFGPDMNLGWYVQQKVDKEVIVVPSDGHCYVHNVFNEKELEKLVDRFSGAVVLVHPESSPVIQEKADYLFSTGQMIDFVKKSNETRFIVGTEVGLVDRLSRMFPDKEFIPLSENAVCEEMKFHNLKSIYSSLDKEEFLVEVEDEIAEKVRVSTEKMFELSGE, from the coding sequence ATGAATAAGGAGTGGTTAGTTAATGAGATTGATAGTTTAAAGAATGAGATGAATGCTGTAGTTTTAGCTCATAATTATCAGTCTAGAGATGTTCAGGGTGTTGCTGATTATGTGGGTGATTCTCTTGGTCTTGCACAGAGGTCTAGTGAGACTGATGCTGATTATGTTGTTTTTGCTGGTGTTGATTTTATGGCGGAAACTGCTTCGGTTCTGAATCCTGATAAAAAGGTTCTTTTGCCTTCAAAGGAAGCGGTTTGCCCTATGGCTGGTATGTTGTCGTTAAGAGAGGTTGTTGAAGTTAAGGACCGGTATCCTGGGGCTGCGGTTGTTATGTATGTTAATACGCATGCTGTTGTGAGAGCTGAATCGGATGTTACTTGTACTTCTTCTAATGCGGTTGAGGTTATTAGTGAGTTGGATTGTGATAGGGTTATTTTTGGTCCTGACATGAATTTAGGTTGGTATGTTCAACAGAAGGTTGATAAGGAGGTTATTGTTGTTCCGAGTGATGGTCATTGTTATGTTCATAATGTTTTTAATGAAAAGGAGCTTGAAAAACTGGTTGATAGGTTTTCTGGAGCAGTTGTATTGGTTCATCCTGAATCTAGTCCTGTTATTCAAGAGAAGGCTGATTATTTATTTAGTACGGGTCAGATGATTGATTTTGTTAAAAAATCGAATGAAACTAGATTTATAGTTGGAACTGAGGTTGGCCTCGTTGATCGTTTAAGCCGAATGTTTCCAGATAAAGAGTTTATTCCGCTTTCTGAGAATGCTGTTTGCGAAGAGATGAAGTTTCATAATTTGAAGAGTATCTATAGTTCTCTGGATAAAGAGGAATTTTTAGTTGAAGTTGAAGATGAAATAGCCGAAAAGGTAAGGGTTTCAACTGAAAAAATGTTTGAATTAAGCGGTGAATAA
- the nadC gene encoding carboxylating nicotinate-nucleotide diphosphorylase, with amino-acid sequence MFSDLEKKKLRMMINEDLVDGDVTTESIVPDDVFGYGEILADESGFVVGLPEFEFIFNELDVELESEYSNGDRVESGEVIGVVEGFVGDILRGERVALNILCHLSGVATATREMVEIVSGAVNGVKIAATRKTTPLLRSFEKRAVSVVGGEPHRENLGDFVLIKDNHLEHVESIKKAIELAQRHSGSRKIEIEVESQEDAVKAVRAGCDIVMLDNFKPYEVLEAVKYIEKTGLRDKVLIEVSGGINPSNLDKYASTGVDIVSSSYITMKAPSLDLKIDLVKK; translated from the coding sequence TTGTTTAGCGATTTAGAAAAGAAAAAACTAAGGATGATGATTAATGAGGATCTCGTTGATGGGGATGTTACAACTGAATCGATAGTGCCTGATGATGTCTTTGGTTATGGTGAAATATTAGCGGATGAATCTGGTTTTGTTGTAGGTTTACCTGAATTTGAATTTATTTTTAATGAACTCGATGTTGAACTGGAATCTGAGTATAGTAATGGAGATAGGGTTGAATCCGGTGAAGTAATTGGTGTTGTTGAGGGTTTTGTTGGGGATATACTTCGGGGTGAGAGAGTTGCTTTGAATATTTTGTGTCATCTAAGCGGTGTTGCAACAGCTACGCGTGAAATGGTTGAGATTGTTAGTGGTGCTGTAAATGGTGTTAAAATAGCTGCAACTAGGAAAACAACACCTTTATTACGAAGTTTTGAAAAAAGGGCTGTTTCTGTAGTTGGTGGGGAACCTCACCGGGAGAATTTAGGAGATTTTGTATTAATTAAAGATAACCATTTGGAGCATGTCGAGTCAATAAAAAAGGCTATTGAATTAGCTCAGAGACATAGTGGTTCGAGAAAAATAGAGATAGAGGTTGAGAGTCAGGAAGATGCAGTTAAGGCTGTTAGAGCTGGCTGTGATATAGTTATGCTTGATAATTTCAAGCCATATGAAGTTTTAGAGGCAGTTAAATATATAGAGAAAACCGGTTTAAGAGATAAAGTATTGATTGAAGTTTCTGGTGGAATCAATCCAAGTAATCTAGATAAATATGCGTCAACCGGAGTGGATATAGTTTCATCCAGTTATATAACTATGAAGGCACCTTCTCTTGACTTAAAAATAGATTTGGTTAAAAAATAG
- a CDS encoding carboxymuconolactone decarboxylase family protein: MTEHKENPKEILTDIEQKTGFLPQILKIIEDVDPENLKRYRMCNNKILTDGALPAKTKILVALAVVASKQCEPCTKAQMKSALNNGATKEEIMELMEVIFITAGAPAVAACKDALKLLQEK, from the coding sequence ATGACAGAACATAAAGAAAACCCTAAAGAAATATTAACAGACATAGAACAAAAAACCGGGTTCCTCCCCCAAATACTAAAAATAATCGAAGACGTAGACCCAGAAAACCTAAAACGCTACAGAATGTGCAACAACAAAATACTAACAGACGGCGCACTACCAGCCAAAACAAAAATATTAGTAGCACTAGCAGTAGTAGCATCAAAACAATGCGAACCATGCACAAAAGCCCAAATGAAAAGCGCATTAAACAACGGCGCAACAAAAGAAGAAATAATGGAACTAATGGAAGTAATATTCATAACAGCAGGAGCACCAGCCGTAGCCGCATGCAAAGACGCATTAAAACTCCTCCAAGAAAAATAA